One window of the Chitinophaga niabensis genome contains the following:
- a CDS encoding erythromycin esterase family protein, with translation MFLFQPGFSQVKEYIIKHTTPVREADFNTTNDADLLPIEKAIGNKRIVMLGELYHGDGEELRLKSRLVRYLHEHMGFNVIAFESDFFSLNHGWEAFKKNKISLDSLLYLSVFPVWTQCMQANDLFQYINNNAGKLRITGFDNRGISGYGMRHLKRSIDGFLREQQVSFTTHPSYNTFITAIGRTPWILNGNNREALDSLLKLMPIVIEQVSDPFYLHVLKGLLINYTLALHYRYNKERKDHPQHDFQMAENLKWLASDKFANEKIIIWAHNSHVEKGPLENVTHRSYNSMGYYFSQDPQLAAQTYTIGLTCYEGTGGLTISDVTEKVTKPHKKSIESWIHSMGYPYAFTDLTFQQEEDLYYMKTYINTASELPWKKFYDGILYVREAKPCLKK, from the coding sequence ATGTTTCTATTTCAACCTGGCTTCAGCCAGGTAAAGGAGTACATTATCAAGCATACCACACCGGTCAGGGAAGCTGATTTTAATACCACAAATGATGCCGACCTTTTACCCATTGAAAAAGCAATCGGCAATAAACGGATCGTGATGCTGGGGGAACTGTATCATGGCGATGGAGAGGAGTTGAGGCTAAAATCAAGGCTTGTCAGGTACCTGCATGAACACATGGGGTTTAACGTTATCGCATTTGAAAGTGATTTCTTCTCACTCAACCACGGATGGGAAGCCTTTAAAAAGAATAAGATATCGCTGGACAGCTTGTTGTATCTCTCTGTGTTTCCGGTATGGACCCAATGCATGCAGGCCAATGATCTGTTTCAGTATATTAACAATAATGCCGGCAAACTAAGGATCACAGGATTTGATAACAGAGGGATCAGCGGATATGGCATGCGGCATCTCAAAAGGAGTATAGACGGGTTCCTGAGGGAACAACAGGTATCGTTTACCACACACCCTTCTTACAATACTTTTATTACAGCAATTGGCAGAACGCCTTGGATCCTGAACGGTAATAACAGAGAGGCGCTGGATAGTCTGTTGAAATTAATGCCCATTGTAATAGAACAGGTATCCGATCCTTTTTATCTGCATGTATTAAAAGGCTTATTGATCAATTATACCCTGGCTTTACATTACCGATATAATAAGGAACGAAAAGATCACCCACAACACGACTTTCAGATGGCGGAAAATTTAAAATGGCTGGCATCAGATAAATTCGCCAATGAAAAGATCATCATCTGGGCCCATAATTCACATGTTGAAAAAGGGCCACTGGAGAACGTAACCCACCGGAGTTATAATAGCATGGGCTATTATTTTAGCCAGGATCCGCAGCTGGCTGCACAAACCTATACCATAGGCTTAACCTGTTACGAAGGGACCGGTGGCTTAACGATCAGTGATGTTACTGAAAAGGTGACTAAACCTCACAAGAAAAGTATAGAGTCCTGGATCCACAGCATGGGATATCCATATGCCTTTACTGATCTTACTTTTCAGCAGGAAGAGGATCTTTATTATATGAAAACTTATATCAACACTGCATCCGAATTACCATGGAAGAAGTTTTATGACGGTATACTTTATGTGCGGGAAGCAAAACCCTGCCTGAAAAAATAA
- a CDS encoding RNA polymerase sigma factor, with product MNEKDTSWKELLPHLFRLEYTKMTAVLCRHFGLQHIETAEDITSETFLKATEAWALHGIPENPTAWLYTVAKNKTKDHLKHLRVFETQVKDAIRPDELQAEEDPDFTPQTITDSQLAMIFAVCNPANSAEAQICLALQILCGFSVEEIANAFLSKTETIKKRLLRARANLRKDNFQIRQLQEATIQSRLDVVLRTIYLLFNEGYFSRSNNHLIRKDLCSEAIRLALMLIENPLTNTTHANALLALMCFQSSRLDARADETGESILFEQQDKSRWSTELIEKGNYYLVNACSGNYVSKYHLEAGIAYWHTTPTDHNKWEHILQLYNQLILIEYSPMTALNRTFAFAKVHGHELAIEEAEKLKLVEHTAYHSLLGYLYAGVDEQKAIVHYSKALSLTKSKAEKKTLMKEIERLSGQNSWNAG from the coding sequence ATGAACGAAAAGGATACATCCTGGAAAGAACTGCTCCCACACCTCTTCAGGCTGGAGTATACTAAAATGACTGCCGTACTGTGCCGTCACTTTGGCCTGCAGCATATTGAAACAGCTGAAGACATCACCAGCGAAACATTCCTGAAAGCAACAGAGGCCTGGGCACTACACGGCATTCCTGAAAATCCCACGGCCTGGCTGTATACCGTTGCTAAAAACAAAACGAAAGATCACCTGAAACACCTCCGTGTTTTTGAAACACAGGTAAAAGATGCCATCCGGCCGGATGAATTACAGGCAGAAGAAGATCCTGACTTTACACCGCAAACCATTACAGACAGCCAGCTCGCGATGATCTTTGCGGTTTGTAACCCGGCTAATTCGGCGGAAGCACAGATCTGCCTTGCTTTACAGATCCTCTGCGGGTTCAGTGTGGAAGAAATTGCCAATGCCTTTCTCTCCAAAACAGAAACTATCAAAAAGAGGCTGCTCAGGGCAAGAGCGAATCTCCGCAAGGATAATTTCCAGATCAGGCAATTACAGGAAGCCACCATACAATCAAGGCTGGATGTGGTGCTCAGGACCATCTACCTCTTATTCAATGAAGGATATTTTTCCCGCAGCAATAACCACCTGATCCGGAAAGACCTTTGTTCTGAAGCGATCCGCCTGGCACTTATGCTTATTGAGAACCCGCTCACCAACACTACGCATGCCAATGCCCTGCTGGCATTGATGTGCTTTCAAAGCTCAAGGCTGGATGCCCGGGCAGATGAAACCGGGGAATCCATTCTTTTTGAGCAGCAGGATAAAAGCCGCTGGAGCACGGAGCTGATCGAAAAAGGGAATTACTACCTGGTGAATGCCTGCTCAGGGAATTATGTATCCAAATATCACCTGGAGGCCGGAATTGCTTACTGGCATACTACACCTACCGATCACAATAAATGGGAACATATCTTGCAGCTTTACAACCAGCTTATCCTCATAGAGTATTCTCCCATGACGGCCCTGAACAGAACATTCGCTTTTGCAAAGGTACATGGGCATGAGCTGGCTATTGAGGAGGCTGAGAAGCTGAAGCTGGTGGAGCATACGGCTTATCATTCTTTGCTGGGTTATTTATATGCGGGGGTAGATGAGCAAAAGGCGATAGTGCATTATAGTAAAGCCCTCAGCCTTACAAAGTCAAAAGCAGAGAAGAAAACCCTGATGAAGGAAATTGAACGGCTGAGCGGCCAGAACTCCTGGAATGCGGGGTAG
- a CDS encoding efflux RND transporter permease subunit: MFNKFIQRPVLSIVISLIIVFLGVLAITQLPVTQFPSISPPKVNVTAEYPGANGELMIKSVIIPLERAINGIPGMKYMASDAGNDGEATIQVVFNLGTDPNQASLNVQNRVASVVNKLPPLVVREGVKITREESNMLMYINLYSDDPHTDQKFLFNFADINILPELKRVDGVGVADILGNREYAMRIWLKPDRMLAYKISADEVMKALADQSLEASPGKTGESSGKRSQAFEYVLKYSGRFTTKEGYENVVLRASPDGELLRLKDVASVEFGSSMYDIYSNLNGKPSAAIVLKQSYGSNASQVIKAVKERMKEIKAQSFPKGMNYEISYDVSKFLDASMEKVIHTLVEAFILVGLVVFLFLGDWRSTLIPAMAVPVSLVGTFFFMQFFGITLNLITLFALVLAIGVVVDDAIVVIEAVHAKMEEEHLSPFKATKKALHEISGAIIAITFLMAAVFIPVAFMSGPVGIFYRQFSITMATAIILSGIVALTLTPALCAMILKNNHGKPKKKTIMDKFLGGFNRGFDATSGKYQKVLGRIVNRRAITFLMLGAFCAGTWYLNGKVPSGFIPNEDQGMFYAIIQTPPGSSLERTNEISEKLQKVAEDVEGVQSVSSLAGYEILTEGTGANSGTCLINLKDWTERKHSVQEIIEELEEKSKDITGANIEFFLPPAVPGYGAAGGFELRLLDKAGSGDYRKMETVSKDFARELEKRKELTSIFSFYSASFPQYMLQVDNDIAQQKGVSIENAMNTMSTLVGSNYEISFIKFGRQYKVMVQAAPEYRALPEDILQLYVKNDKDEMVPFSAFMKLEKVYGLSEITRHNMYNASEISGSAAPGYSSGEAIKVINEVAAKTLPRGFGIDWAGISKDEVAQGNQAIYIFLICLGFVYLILAAQYESFILPFAVILSLPAGIFGAFFLLKVLGLENNIYAQVAMVMLIGLLGKNAVLIVEFAVQKHRSGATVLQAAMEGSRVRFRPILMTSFAFIAGLIPLVFATGPGALGNRTIGTAAAGGMLFGTVFGVLIIPGLYYIFGKIAERHSFVKDEEENPLTEEIDHNV; encoded by the coding sequence ATGTTTAATAAGTTTATACAGCGACCCGTACTGTCTATTGTGATATCGCTTATCATCGTGTTCCTCGGGGTGCTGGCTATTACCCAGTTACCGGTTACACAGTTTCCTTCCATCTCACCGCCTAAGGTGAATGTTACGGCGGAATATCCCGGAGCGAATGGTGAATTAATGATCAAATCTGTGATCATTCCCCTGGAAAGAGCCATCAACGGTATTCCGGGAATGAAATACATGGCTTCGGATGCAGGTAATGACGGAGAGGCTACCATCCAGGTGGTTTTCAACCTGGGTACCGATCCTAACCAGGCATCGCTGAACGTGCAGAACAGGGTGGCATCGGTTGTGAACAAGTTGCCGCCGCTGGTAGTGCGTGAAGGAGTGAAGATCACCCGCGAGGAATCCAACATGCTTATGTACATCAACCTGTACAGCGATGATCCTCATACAGACCAGAAATTCCTTTTCAACTTTGCCGATATCAATATCCTGCCCGAATTAAAAAGGGTAGATGGCGTAGGTGTGGCGGACATTCTTGGTAACAGGGAATATGCCATGCGCATCTGGCTGAAGCCGGACAGGATGCTGGCCTATAAGATCTCTGCGGATGAAGTGATGAAAGCGCTGGCAGATCAGAGCCTGGAAGCTTCACCGGGAAAAACCGGGGAAAGTTCCGGTAAAAGATCGCAGGCATTTGAATATGTATTGAAGTACTCCGGCCGGTTCACTACCAAAGAAGGATATGAAAATGTGGTGCTGCGGGCCAGCCCGGACGGAGAATTACTTCGCCTGAAAGATGTGGCCAGCGTAGAGTTCGGCAGTTCCATGTACGATATTTATTCCAACCTGAACGGTAAACCTTCTGCTGCGATTGTATTAAAACAATCCTATGGCAGTAATGCCAGCCAGGTGATCAAGGCCGTGAAGGAGAGGATGAAAGAGATCAAAGCCCAGTCTTTCCCTAAAGGAATGAACTATGAGATCAGCTATGACGTTTCCAAATTCCTGGATGCATCCATGGAAAAGGTAATTCACACCTTAGTGGAAGCCTTTATCCTGGTGGGGCTGGTGGTATTCCTGTTCCTGGGAGACTGGCGTTCAACGCTCATCCCGGCCATGGCAGTACCTGTATCGCTGGTAGGTACCTTCTTCTTCATGCAATTCTTTGGTATCACACTTAACCTCATCACGCTCTTTGCATTGGTGCTGGCCATTGGTGTGGTGGTGGATGATGCGATTGTGGTGATTGAGGCCGTGCATGCTAAAATGGAAGAAGAACATCTTTCGCCGTTTAAGGCTACCAAAAAAGCTTTGCATGAGATCAGCGGCGCTATCATAGCCATTACTTTTTTGATGGCAGCGGTATTTATACCGGTGGCATTTATGTCCGGCCCCGTGGGGATCTTCTACCGGCAGTTCTCCATCACCATGGCTACGGCGATCATTTTATCAGGTATAGTGGCGCTTACACTTACACCTGCGCTTTGCGCCATGATCCTGAAGAATAATCACGGAAAGCCGAAGAAGAAAACCATCATGGATAAATTCCTGGGTGGGTTTAACAGGGGCTTTGATGCTACTTCCGGGAAATATCAAAAGGTGCTGGGCCGCATCGTTAACAGGAGAGCAATTACCTTTTTGATGCTCGGCGCTTTCTGTGCGGGAACATGGTACCTGAATGGTAAAGTGCCTTCCGGTTTTATTCCCAACGAAGACCAGGGCATGTTCTATGCCATCATTCAAACACCTCCCGGTTCATCCCTGGAAAGAACGAATGAAATATCAGAGAAACTGCAGAAGGTAGCAGAAGATGTAGAAGGCGTACAATCTGTGTCTTCCCTCGCAGGTTATGAGATCTTAACAGAAGGTACAGGCGCCAACTCAGGAACCTGCCTCATCAACCTGAAAGACTGGACGGAAAGGAAACATTCCGTGCAGGAGATCATTGAGGAACTGGAAGAGAAGTCGAAAGACATCACAGGTGCCAACATTGAATTCTTTCTGCCACCCGCTGTACCAGGATATGGAGCTGCAGGCGGTTTCGAGCTGCGTTTGCTGGACAAAGCAGGCTCCGGCGATTACAGGAAAATGGAAACGGTGAGTAAGGATTTTGCACGGGAACTGGAAAAACGGAAGGAGCTTACTTCCATCTTCAGCTTCTACAGTGCCAGCTTCCCGCAATATATGCTCCAGGTGGATAATGATATTGCACAACAGAAAGGCGTGAGTATAGAAAATGCCATGAACACCATGTCCACACTGGTAGGGAGTAACTATGAGATCAGCTTTATCAAATTCGGCCGCCAGTACAAAGTAATGGTGCAGGCAGCTCCTGAATACAGGGCATTGCCGGAGGATATCCTGCAACTGTATGTGAAGAATGATAAGGATGAAATGGTGCCCTTTTCTGCTTTCATGAAACTGGAAAAAGTGTATGGCCTTTCTGAGATCACGCGGCATAATATGTACAACGCTTCAGAGATCAGTGGTTCTGCCGCACCCGGTTACAGTAGTGGTGAAGCTATCAAAGTGATCAACGAAGTGGCGGCGAAAACTTTGCCCAGAGGTTTTGGTATCGACTGGGCCGGTATCTCCAAAGATGAGGTGGCGCAGGGCAACCAGGCTATTTACATCTTCCTGATCTGCCTTGGTTTCGTATACCTTATCCTGGCTGCACAGTATGAAAGTTTCATCCTGCCCTTTGCCGTGATCCTCTCTCTGCCGGCAGGTATTTTCGGCGCCTTCTTTTTGCTGAAAGTATTGGGATTGGAAAACAATATCTATGCACAGGTAGCCATGGTAATGCTCATTGGGCTGCTGGGTAAGAATGCCGTACTGATCGTAGAGTTTGCCGTACAAAAACATCGTTCCGGCGCAACAGTGCTGCAGGCTGCCATGGAAGGTTCCAGGGTAAGGTTCCGTCCCATCCTGATGACCTCTTTTGCATTCATTGCAGGATTGATCCCATTGGTGTTTGCTACAGGCCCCGGTGCGCTTGGTAACAGAACCATTGGTACTGCAGCAGCAGGAGGGATGTTATTCGGAACCGTGTTCGGTGTGCTGATCATTCCCGGATTGTATTACATATTCGGCAAGATCGCAGAAAGACACTCCTTTGTGAAAGACGAAGAAGAGAATCCATTAACCGAAGAAATTGATCATAATGTATAA
- a CDS encoding YciI family protein has product MKEFLLIFRNTYNPHEHPSPEQLQERMNWLGNIIAQNKLVDKGNSLSVEQAKTVRPEDVVTDGPYTEIKEFISGYMILRAETIEEAIAIAKANPSLKDGGNIEVRAINKSE; this is encoded by the coding sequence ATGAAAGAGTTCCTGCTGATTTTCAGAAACACTTATAACCCGCATGAGCATCCCTCTCCTGAACAATTACAGGAAAGGATGAACTGGCTGGGGAACATCATTGCACAAAACAAACTGGTGGACAAAGGGAACAGCCTTTCTGTTGAACAGGCAAAAACTGTACGGCCGGAAGATGTTGTAACGGATGGCCCTTACACGGAGATCAAGGAATTCATCAGCGGTTATATGATCCTGAGAGCGGAAACCATAGAAGAAGCCATAGCCATAGCAAAAGCAAATCCCAGCCTTAAAGATGGCGGGAATATAGAAGTAAGGGCGATCAATAAAAGTGAATGA
- a CDS encoding PQQ-dependent sugar dehydrogenase, translating into MNRFLNPYFLTIGVLALAACGQTTSKSVENTETKDSVASVETKPANTDYKPAFEGQTRIASVQTIAAYDYKVLDSSLKSPWGITSLPDGRFIITEKKGTMRIATLEGKVTEPITGIPKVSSDGQGGLLGIRVDPDFASNRMVYWVFSEPLPEGNLTAVAKGKLSADEKTIEGATVIYRATPAYNGTLHYGGRILFDKSGNIVISTGERSDLETRPQAQDTKSGLGKIIRITKEGKPAAGNPFEGKADARPELYSYGHRNVQGLAFHPETGDLWETEFGPRGGDELNRVEAGKNYGWPIITYGLEYSGKKIGDSIQQKAGLEQPVYYWDPVLSPSGITFYSGAGIPEWKNNLFIAGLSSTHIARLVIENNKVTGEERLLSNEGQRFRDITEGKDGALYAITDQGRLYRIGKK; encoded by the coding sequence ATGAACAGGTTCCTGAACCCTTATTTTTTGACGATCGGCGTGCTGGCTTTAGCCGCTTGCGGTCAGACTACCTCTAAATCAGTCGAAAACACAGAAACTAAAGACAGTGTTGCTTCTGTAGAAACCAAGCCGGCCAATACGGATTACAAACCTGCATTTGAAGGCCAGACCAGGATAGCCAGCGTTCAAACTATCGCTGCATATGACTACAAAGTACTGGATAGCAGCCTTAAATCCCCCTGGGGCATCACCTCCTTACCAGACGGACGTTTTATCATTACAGAAAAGAAAGGCACCATGCGCATCGCTACCCTGGAAGGGAAAGTGACTGAGCCCATTACCGGCATCCCAAAGGTAAGTTCCGATGGGCAGGGTGGTTTGCTGGGTATCCGTGTAGATCCGGACTTTGCCAGCAACAGGATGGTATACTGGGTGTTCTCTGAACCATTACCGGAAGGTAACCTCACCGCTGTAGCCAAAGGCAAATTATCTGCCGATGAGAAAACTATAGAAGGTGCTACCGTTATATATCGTGCTACGCCTGCCTATAATGGCACTTTACATTATGGCGGAAGGATCCTGTTTGACAAAAGCGGCAATATTGTGATCAGCACCGGCGAACGTTCTGACCTGGAAACAAGGCCCCAGGCGCAGGACACCAAATCCGGACTGGGTAAGATAATCCGCATCACTAAAGAAGGTAAACCTGCTGCAGGAAATCCCTTTGAAGGCAAAGCGGATGCAAGACCGGAATTGTATTCCTATGGCCACCGCAATGTACAGGGGCTTGCATTCCATCCTGAAACCGGTGATCTCTGGGAAACAGAATTCGGTCCAAGAGGCGGAGATGAACTGAACAGGGTAGAAGCCGGTAAAAACTATGGCTGGCCTATTATCACTTACGGCCTTGAATACAGCGGCAAAAAAATAGGCGACAGTATACAACAGAAAGCAGGACTGGAACAACCCGTTTATTACTGGGACCCTGTGCTTTCTCCGAGTGGTATTACCTTCTACAGCGGAGCAGGTATTCCTGAATGGAAGAACAACCTCTTCATTGCCGGCCTGAGCAGTACGCATATTGCCCGGCTGGTAATTGAGAACAACAAAGTGACCGGCGAGGAAAGATTACTTTCCAATGAAGGGCAACGTTTCCGTGACATCACGGAAGGGAAGGACGGTGCATTATATGCTATCACTGATCAGGGCAGACTATACCGGATCGGTAAGAAATAA
- a CDS encoding TolC family protein — MYKFRIQQCVIVLSICLAVAGCKVPAITAANENRSVPDSFGYSSSDTTNMSAIQWHDFFTDPYLVTLIDSAMKHNQELMITLQEVEIARNEIRFKQAPLIPSVTAGVGAGIEKVGRYTSQGAGDASTEIEPGKEMPDPLADFSLAVRANWEIDIWKKLRNARKAAVTRYLSTVEGKNFVITNLIAEVANSYYELLALDNQLEIVKQNIELQKNALEILKVQKEAARATELAVQKFQAEVLKSQSLEFDIRQKIKGTENRINFLLGRFPQEIARDKSSFLNTLPAAVRMGIPSQLLANRPDIKQAEQQLMAAKLDVKVARAEFYPSFGISAALGFQAFKPSYLVKFPESVLYSLAGDLVGPLINRQAIKAEFFNANARQLQAMYNYERTILNAYLEVATQLSNISNLGSSYDLKQKQVDALTRSIDISNDLFKSARADYLEVLMTQRDALEAKLELIETKQQQMNAVVNVYRELGGGWK, encoded by the coding sequence ATGTATAAATTCAGGATACAGCAGTGCGTTATTGTGCTGAGCATTTGCCTGGCTGTAGCAGGTTGTAAAGTTCCGGCCATCACGGCGGCCAATGAAAACAGGTCGGTTCCGGATTCCTTCGGTTACAGCAGTTCGGATACTACCAATATGTCCGCCATTCAATGGCACGACTTCTTCACAGATCCTTACCTGGTAACGCTGATCGATTCAGCAATGAAACATAACCAGGAACTGATGATCACTTTGCAGGAAGTAGAAATTGCCAGGAATGAGATCCGTTTCAAACAGGCCCCTTTAATTCCATCCGTGACAGCAGGTGTGGGTGCCGGTATTGAAAAAGTAGGACGTTATACCAGCCAGGGTGCAGGAGATGCGTCTACAGAGATAGAACCCGGTAAAGAAATGCCAGATCCGCTGGCAGATTTTTCGCTGGCTGTTCGTGCAAACTGGGAAATAGATATCTGGAAGAAACTGCGCAATGCCAGGAAGGCTGCGGTGACCAGGTACCTGTCCACCGTAGAAGGGAAAAACTTTGTGATCACCAACCTGATCGCTGAAGTGGCCAATTCTTATTATGAATTACTGGCCCTTGATAATCAGCTGGAAATCGTTAAACAAAATATTGAACTGCAGAAGAATGCACTGGAGATCCTGAAAGTGCAGAAAGAAGCCGCCAGAGCAACAGAACTTGCGGTGCAGAAATTCCAGGCGGAAGTACTGAAGTCCCAAAGCCTGGAGTTCGATATCCGGCAGAAGATAAAAGGAACAGAGAACAGGATCAACTTTCTCTTAGGCCGTTTCCCGCAGGAAATAGCCAGGGATAAAAGCAGTTTCCTGAACACTTTGCCCGCTGCCGTACGCATGGGTATTCCTTCTCAATTACTGGCTAACCGCCCGGATATTAAACAGGCGGAACAGCAGTTGATGGCGGCGAAGCTGGATGTGAAAGTAGCCCGCGCGGAATTTTATCCTTCCTTTGGTATTTCGGCTGCGCTTGGTTTCCAGGCCTTTAAACCCTCTTACTTAGTGAAGTTCCCTGAGTCTGTATTGTACTCACTCGCAGGAGATCTGGTAGGCCCATTGATCAACCGGCAGGCTATCAAAGCGGAGTTCTTCAATGCCAACGCCAGACAATTACAGGCGATGTATAATTATGAACGTACCATCCTGAATGCTTACCTGGAAGTGGCTACACAGCTCTCCAATATCAGCAACCTGGGGAGTAGTTATGACCTGAAGCAGAAACAGGTGGATGCGTTAACCCGCTCTATCGATATTTCCAATGATCTTTTCAAGTCCGCCAGGGCGGATTATCTTGAAGTGTTGATGACACAACGCGATGCGCTGGAAGCAAAGCTTGAACTGATAGAAACGAAACAACAACAGATGAATGCAGTAGTGAATGTGTATAGGGAGTTAGGAGGGGGCTGGAAGTAA
- a CDS encoding EcsC family protein, whose product MLYEQRIRVEMEAWQHKMQRRPSMFDKMSKSVQSRINRVIPQKVHDAITVTIKQMVRGVLFGATYTVPGQQDFASLYDMEEAVLRRVDFYRKTAAAEGGITGAGGILLGLADFPILLSMKLKLLFDIATFYGFDVKDYKERLYLLYIFQLAFSSQEHRRNVYEKITDWKEKSSQLPDDIHGFDWQSFQIEYRDHIDLAKLGQLLPVVGAAVGVVVNYRLITKLGDTAMNAYRMRIL is encoded by the coding sequence ATGTTATACGAACAGCGGATCAGGGTAGAAATGGAAGCCTGGCAGCACAAGATGCAGCGCCGGCCATCCATGTTTGACAAAATGTCCAAATCCGTGCAGTCCCGCATTAACCGCGTTATTCCCCAAAAGGTACATGATGCCATTACCGTTACCATCAAACAAATGGTACGTGGGGTATTATTCGGCGCTACCTATACAGTACCTGGTCAGCAGGATTTTGCTTCGTTATATGATATGGAAGAAGCCGTGCTCCGCAGGGTGGACTTTTACCGTAAAACTGCTGCTGCAGAAGGTGGTATAACCGGCGCAGGCGGTATCTTATTAGGCCTCGCGGATTTCCCGATCCTGCTCAGCATGAAGTTGAAACTGCTTTTTGATATCGCTACCTTTTACGGTTTTGACGTAAAGGATTATAAAGAACGGCTCTACCTGCTCTATATTTTCCAACTGGCTTTCAGCAGCCAGGAGCATCGCAGGAATGTATATGAAAAGATAACAGACTGGAAAGAAAAAAGCAGCCAGTTGCCGGATGATATTCATGGTTTCGACTGGCAGAGTTTTCAGATAGAGTACCGCGATCATATAGACCTGGCCAAGCTCGGCCAGTTGTTGCCTGTTGTAGGAGCAGCAGTAGGCGTAGTGGTGAATTACCGGCTGATCACCAAACTGGGCGATACAGCCATGAATGCTTACAGAATGCGGATCCTATGA
- a CDS encoding efflux RND transporter periplasmic adaptor subunit: MKSLVMFAGLLALFCQTGCKSSEGKEKEEAAKYAVTSPVRMDTSFTREYVSQIRSVRNIEIRAQEKGFLQNIYVDEGQNVKAGQLLFRIMPKIYEAELLKAEAEAKAAEIELQNAKTLVDKNVISKNEQAMAQAKLDQARAEIALAKVHLSFTEIRAPFDGVIDRIPLKLGSLVDEGELMTSLSDNSQMFAYFNVSEPEYLDYASNKKAKGNTRVNLLLANSRLLPYAGEVETIEGEFDNETGNIAFRARFPNPDKLLKHGETGKVMMTLPVSRALIIPQKATYEIQDKRYVFVVDKSNVVKSRHITISGQLPDLYVIESGLEETDRILLDGVQKVKEDDKINAEYQKPEEVISHLRLKAE; encoded by the coding sequence ATGAAAAGTTTAGTCATGTTCGCTGGCTTGTTGGCATTATTCTGCCAAACAGGCTGTAAATCTTCCGAAGGAAAAGAAAAGGAAGAAGCCGCTAAGTATGCTGTAACCAGTCCTGTTAGGATGGACACTTCTTTTACCAGGGAATATGTTTCACAGATACGTTCTGTCCGGAACATTGAGATCAGGGCACAGGAAAAAGGCTTTCTGCAGAACATCTATGTAGATGAAGGGCAGAATGTAAAAGCCGGTCAGCTGTTGTTCAGGATCATGCCCAAAATTTATGAAGCAGAACTATTAAAAGCAGAGGCGGAAGCCAAAGCCGCAGAGATAGAACTGCAGAACGCCAAAACGCTGGTAGACAAAAATGTGATTTCCAAAAATGAGCAGGCCATGGCCCAGGCCAAACTGGACCAGGCGAGAGCAGAGATCGCACTGGCTAAAGTGCATCTCTCTTTTACAGAGATCCGCGCGCCGTTTGATGGTGTGATCGACCGTATTCCCCTGAAACTGGGCAGTCTCGTTGATGAAGGGGAACTAATGACCAGCCTTTCAGACAACAGCCAGATGTTCGCTTATTTCAATGTATCTGAACCGGAATACCTGGACTATGCTTCCAATAAAAAAGCAAAAGGAAACACCAGGGTAAACCTGCTGCTGGCTAACAGTCGCCTCCTCCCATACGCAGGAGAAGTAGAAACCATTGAAGGGGAGTTCGACAATGAAACCGGGAACATTGCTTTCAGGGCAAGGTTCCCGAATCCGGACAAACTTTTGAAACACGGAGAAACAGGTAAAGTGATGATGACGCTGCCGGTTAGCCGTGCGCTCATCATTCCGCAAAAAGCCACTTACGAGATCCAGGATAAACGTTATGTTTTTGTAGTGGATAAAAGCAATGTGGTGAAGTCCAGGCACATTACCATCAGTGGCCAATTGCCCGATCTGTATGTGATCGAAAGCGGTCTTGAAGAAACGGACAGGATCCTGCTGGACGGTGTGCAGAAAGTAAAAGAGGATGATAAGATCAATGCTGAATACCAGAAACCAGAGGAGGTGATCTCCCATCTGCGGTTGAAAGCGGAATAA